CTTCATCGATGAGGTTCAGGTTCCGTTGGAGGACCGCACACCCGTTGACGTGCAAGGAAAGAAGCTTCCCGCGGGTGAGTACGTCGGTGAGCTGCTGACATGGCTTGCGAAGAAGGGGCCGGCCGCTGGGATCGTGCTCGTGCTCGCGACGCAGCGGCCGGATTCGAAGACGATCCCGTCCGGGCTGCGCGCGGTGCTCGGCTCGCGGTTCGCCTTGCGGGTGATGGACTGGCGCGACTCGAACATCGTGCTCGGCGAGCAGATGAACACGCGAGGGTTCGACTCCTCGCGGCTGCTGCCCTCACACAAGGGCGTCGGCATCCTGCGGCCGGACGGCGACACCGCGGCCGGCGCCGACGCGCTGGCCATGACGGTCCGGACCTACTACATGCCGAACGACGACTGGCGGACCATCTGCGAGCAAGGCCGCGCGCTGCGCGAAGCTGCCGGGACCCTGACCGGGCACGCAGCAGGGCAGGACACCATGCCAGTGCTTGACCACGCCGCGGCAGTGAAGGCAATCAGTGCAGGTCAGCCCGTTGACGCAGTTGAGCTGCCTGCGCTGCTCACGTCGATCGTCGACTACCTGGGCGACGATCTCAGCGAGGACGGCCGGGACTTCGTACCGACGGCCGAACTGCTCGACGCGCTGGAGATGGATCGGCGGACGTTCGCCCAGGAGATGACTGACCTGGGATGCCGGCCGACCCGGGACCGGGTGACCGGCGACGACGGCGAGGTTAGGCAGGTGCGCGGATACCTGACCGCTGAAATCAGGAGTTCCATCAGCCGTGCGGCCACTGGCGGCGAGCCGGACGTGGAGGAAGATCAGCCATGAGTGCCGATCACTCCGAGGATCGACCGATCCGAGCTATCCTACCTGCGGGATTGCCAAGGCTAACGCCTGCTGTCGCGCGCGGCTTGCTGGCCATCCTGATCGAGCTTGCCGAGGTGCCGGTACTGGACGGGCCGGCGGAGGAGGTAGACCGTGACGGCTGAAATCAGCAGTGACCCGTGGTCGACGCTTGACGACATCCTTGGCCTGGAAGTCGTCGACCCCGTAGACGACGGGATCGGCGAGCTGGCGGTCTACGGCCGGTGCTCTACCGAGGACAACCAGGACCCCGAGACTTCTCGCGGCTGGCAGTTCGGGAACGCTCGGAAGTTCGTCGAGCCGCTGGGCGGACGGGTCGTGGCCGAGTTCTTCGACATCGGGCAGTCACGTTCGGTGCCGTGGGAGCGGCGTACCGAAGCCGCTCGGCTGCTTGCCGAGCTGAAGAACCCGCGGCGGACGTGGAACGCCGTCGTGGTCGGTGAGGGCACCCGGTGTTGGTTCGGCAACCAGTTCTCGCTGATCGCGCCACGGTTCGCGGCCTACGGCGTGGACTTGTGGGTGCCCGAGCTGGGCGGAAAGTTCGACGCGCGGAACCCGTCGCACAAGATGCTCATGAGCGTGCTTGGCGGGATGAGCGAATCGGAGCGCCAGCACGTCCAGGCGCGCGTTCGCGCAGCGATGGACGCTCAGGTGGTGAACGAAGGACGGCACCAGGGCGGCCGGGCGCCGTACGGATACGTCGTGGTCGATGGCGGGCCGCACCCGAACCCGCGGAAGGCTGCAGAGGGGTTCCGGCTGCGCGTGTTGGCAATCGACGATGAGGCTGCCGGCGTCGTCCGACGGATCTTCTCCGAGTACATGGAAGGTGTGGGCGACCGCGCGATCGCGAAGGGCTTGAATGAGGACGGGGTGCCCTGCCCTTCGGAGCGGCGGCGCGACCAGAACCGTCACCGGCTCGCGGATGGCTGGCAAGGCAGCACCGTTCGATCTATTTTGGAGAATCCGCGCTACACCGGGTACGCGATCTTCGGGCGCTGGACGAAGCACGAAACCTTGCTGAACCCGGACGATGTGAGCGCGGGGCACGTCGTACGGTTCCGCCGTGCGGAGCCGGAACGCGTCGTTCGATCGCGGCGGCCCGCCCGCCCGGAGATCGTCTCGGTGGAGACGTTCAAGCAGGCACAGCTGGTGCGCCGGTCCCGGGCAGCCGGCGGGATGCGTGGCATTGCGAAGCTTGACCGGGATCGGAGCGCCACCAAGCACACCTACTTGCTGAAAGGGTTGGTGCGCTGCGAGATCTGTACGCGGAAGATGCAGGGCGCGGCGATTCGCAAAGGCGTGTACTACCGGTGCATCGCGCGGACACTGGCGCCGGGCTCTGCGGCGCTCGCCGACCACCCGAAGACGGTGAATCTGCGAGAGGACGTCGTGACTCCGCCGATCAACGGTTGGCTATGTCTGGTCTTCGACCCGGCCAACCGGGACGAGACGGTTGCCGCGCTGGTCGGGGCGCAGGGCGGCCAGCCGGGTACGGGCCGAGAGGCGGTGGAGAAGCGGCTGAACGACGCGGAAGGGCGGTTGCGCAGGCACCAGGCGGCGATCGAGGCCGGGGTTGACCCGGCGGCGCTGGTCGACGCGATGAACATCGCCCAGGCCGAGCGGAAGGCAGCCAGGGAAGAGCTAGAGAACCTGCCCAAGGCGACGACCGTCGACGCGGCGGAGGTCTACGCGATGCTCGACTCACTCGGCGACGTCGCCCGACACCTGAACTCGCGCAACCCGGACCGGATCATGCAGGTCTACCGGGACCTCGGCCTGCAAGTCGTCTACGACAACAAAAAAGAGGCGGTCGTGGTGACCGCCTCTCCCCGTGTGTCTAACGTCTGTGTCCGAGGGGGGACTTGAACCCCCACGTCCGTTAAGGACACTAGCACCTCAAGCTAGCGCGTCTGCCATTCCGCCACTCGGACTTGCTGATATGAAGAGAGTATACGACGGTCAAACCCGTCTTTCAGGGGGGTGTGAAACTGAAGCCGACCCCCGCATGAGATCATCATCTGTTTTCCGCATCTCGAATCTCTCCTGTGTTTACGCAGGTCAGCGGCTTCTGATTGTGCGGTCGGAGCGGGTCCTGCAGGTGTGGCGGGAGAGCGTCCAGTGTTCGGGGAGCCAGCAGCGAATGGCGATGCTGGCGGACGAGGCCATGTTCAGGGTGTCGCGGAGGGTCGCAGAAGGTGACCTCATGTCACCGGCGGAGCGGGCCGTTGCGGTAAGCAAGCACCGCAAGCGCCGCAAGCGGCAAGCAGCGGCCCGCAGCCGTCGTAGGTCAGCCCACTGTCACCACTCGTGCCCAGTCTGGCGGATCGTCCGGTCGGTAGCCCGGACTGTCTTCGTCCACCCGATGCTCCCGGGCGAACAGGCCCACGATCGTCCGGCACGGTGGGCGGGAGTGGGGCCACGGGGTTTGCCCGTCGGTCAGGGCCACGATCGCGTCGGGGCGCGGGCTGGCGCGCAGGGCGGTCGCGAAGCCTGCGCGCAGGTCGGTGCCGCCACCGCCCCGGAGCGGTATTCCTTCGGCTTCGCACAGTCGGCCGGTCGCGTAAGACGCGGCGTCGCAGGACAGCACCGACACCAGATCCCGCCGGCCGCCGGTGGCGTGGACGATGGCGGCGATCTCCAGGATGGCGCTGCCTAGCTCGGCGTCGCTGACGGAAGCCGAGGTGTCGACGATGACGCAGACTCGAGGCGGCCTGCGGCGCAGGCTCGGCAGGATGATGCCGGGCAGACTGGATGCTCTGCGGGCCGGGCGGCCGTAGGTGTAGTCGTCGGCGGAGCCGGACATTGCGGAGCGGAGTGCGGCACCCAGCAGTTCCCGCCACGGTTGTGGAGTATGGAACGCTTCTTCGGCCCAGCGTTGCCATCCTCTCGGCGCGTTCCCGGGGCTGCCGGTAACGGCTTGTGCGACCCGGAAGCGGACGGCATCTCGTTCGTGCGGGCTGAGGGAGTGTGCGCCGTCTGCGGCTAGGTCCCAGTCCCGAGGGAGCCCGTCGGCTCCGCTGCCGCAGTCCAACCAGGCGAATCCGTTGGTGTGCGGGCCCAGCCGGAACTGGTGCAGGTAGTCCTCCATCAGCTGTCCGTCTTGCAGTCTGAGCAGGGACGGGTCGACGGCGCCTTCGGGGCGGGCCAGTCCGTCGCCGAATATGTCGTCGTTGATTTCGCAGTCGGCGGCGATGTTCATCCGCAGTCGTTCTCCTGGCCCGGTAAGTTCGTGCTGCGCGGCGAAGCGGTCGCTGCGGCCGTGGTGGTCGCGCAGCAGGTGCGAGACCTCGTGTACCCAGACTCCGGCGAGTTCTTCCATCGGGGTACCGGCTACGAAGGCGGGCGAAACGTAGCAACGCCAGTACTGGTCGACGGCCATCGTTCGCACTCGGTGCGATTCCACGGTGTGCAGGGCGAACAGCGCGGTCGCGAGGTATGGCCGGGCGCGGACGGCGTGCAGGCGGGCGGCGAAGAGCTTTTCCTCGTCCAGGGTTCGTGAGGTCATCGGGGCTCACCTGCGAGCCGGGAGACCGAGACGGCGCTGGAAAGGCGTTCGATGGCGGCGGGCACTTCCCAGTCGTCGCGGCGCAAGGACGCGAGCGTGGCGGCTGGGACGACTACCAGGTCCGGAGCGCCGGTCTTCAGCGCCCGGACCAGGACTGACCAGGCGGCGTGCCAGCGTGCTGCTTCCGAACGGCTTCGACTACGTCGTCGAGGACGGTTTGGCGCAGGTCGCCGCGCTCGGGCAGGACTGCTTTGCCGGGCTCAGCGAGCAGGGTTTCGGGATCGGGCAAGTCCGTCCAGTCCAGGCTGGCCAGCAACTCCAGGCCCGGCCCGTCGCTGACGGTGCCGCGTGCCAGCAGGGAGAGTACTTCCCGGGAGGCGTCGGCTGCGGTGGCGAAGGCGACCAGCCGGAGGGTCGTTTCCCAGCTGCGCGGCGACGGCCACGGGCCGCCGCGGCGCGCTTCGTTCTTCGGGAGTTGATGGACCAGTCCCGGCCGGGCGGCGAGCAGGCCGCAGACTGCTCGCCGGGCGAAATCGACGGCGTCAGGGAGCTGGGCGGGGTTGAGTTCCGGCAGCGTCGCCACTGGCCAGGTTCCGCCCATTCCGCGCACCACGACATCGTGCTCGTATGTCCACTGTAGCTGGACGAATCGGTTGGCCAGCGGCGGGCTCAGCTCCCAGCCGTCAGCCGCCGAGGACCGGGGGTTGGCGGCGGCGGCGATGCGGACGCCGCGCGGAAGCTGCAGAGCGCCGATCCGCCGCTCCAGCACGACGCGCAACAGCGCGGCTTGGACGGCGGGCGGCGCGGTGGACAGCTCGTCCAGGAACAGCAGGCCTCGTCCGGCCTGCACCAGGCGTACCGCCCAGTCCGGCGGAGCCATCGGCACGCCCTGCTCGGCGGGATTGTCGCCGAGCACCGGCAGACCGGAGAAGTCGGACGGTTCGTGGACGCTCGCGATGACGGTGGTGAGCGGGAGATCCAAGGTTGCGGCGAGGTGGTTCAGTGCGGCGGTTTTGCCGATCCCGGGCTCGCCCCACAACAGCACGGGCAGATCGGCGGAGACGGCGAGCGTCAACGCGTCCAGCTGAGGGTTGGCGCGTGCCTCGGTGGTCGTCTCGTCCAGCAGAGCGAGCAGGTCGGCGGCGACGTCGAGAGGACGGGTGGCGGCGGAAGAAGAGTGCATGGCAGTAGACAGTTTGTTCACCTTGGGGTCGGATCGGTTCAGCGAGTGGTTGCGTGGCGCGGATGTGCTCGGGCCGTGCGTCGGCCGGAGTCCTTTGTGGACGAAAGCGGGCGGTGGCCGGTGAGCTCGGCCCGGTACAAGCCGTGCGCCACTTTGCGGCGCACAGCGGACTCCAGCTCGTCGCGTAGTGCGCCGCTGCGCAGCAGAACATCTGGGCCGAGCAAGTTTTCAACGGCAGCAAGGGCACCGGCGGTGTCGCCGTGGTCGAGCCGGGCGCGGACATCGACCAGGTTTTCCGGATACCGGTGCGCCTCGTCGATCGCTCGCAGGCAGGGCAGCTCGGCACCGCCCAGCGCGCCCAGCAGCTTTTCTCTGCGGACCTCGTCGGCGAGATGGTCCAGCGGGGGGAGTTCGCCGTTGACCACGCCGATTCGGTGGGTGGCGCCGCGGCAATCGACGGGGCGTGAAGACGTTGCGCTGTCGGGAGGCCGGGCCAGGTCGAGAGGACGGTGGTCAGGGCGGAGCGCGGACGCGACCAGCGGGTGCAGCTGATCGACGTCGATCAATCCGGCGTGTAGCAGTTCCAGGTCCGGCGGGACCCAGGTCGCGGCGTCCGGCAGGACGGGCAAGAGATGGGAAGGATGATCGGCTGCGTCGCCCACGTTCAGCGGCAGGCGGTGCCGGCCGGTGAGCCGTACAACGACCGGGCCGCTGGTGCGTCCTTCGGACCGAAGCAGCAACGCAGCCTCGGGCAGCCACCGGCCTGCGGCAGCCGCGCCCACGCCCGCGGGGATCTCGGGCCTGGGAGGGCTCGGTGTCCAGCGTCCGGAACGTTCGCGCAGTTCGGCGGTTCAGCGCGCATCCCATAGGTGGCGGTGCAGGTCAAGGCGGAATCGGCGGTCGGGACGGGGATGCGGATGCGGGCTCGCCCCGGCCCTGGGAGATGTTGGCTCCCAGAGCGCGAGGCTGATTCGCTGCCCGGCGCTCGCCCACGCCGGGGGAGTGCGTGCGACGAGGTGGAGGTGGCCGGCGGCGGAGCGGTAGCGCGCCAGCGACAGGGTGAGTCCCGGTCGCAGCAGGCCGTCGGGGCTGATCCTCGGGAAATGCCAGCGGAGCAGGTCGGGAGCCAGATGTCGCAGGTCGGCGCGGATCTGCGCGGTCAGGACGTTGCCGTGGACGCGGCGCGCGGTGCGCAGGGCCGGAGCTGAGGGGAGTTCGCCGCAAACGGGGGCGGCGGAACGAAGACCCGGCAGGCGGCTGTGCGGCCGACCGGGTGCGGCTCGCGGTCCGGGACCTGGCGGCCCGGAGTGGACGTTCGCCAAGCCGTGCGCAACAATGCATGCACGTTTCACTATATGTCGAGGATGGGTGGGGTAGAAGTGGGCGAAGGCCACGGCCACGGCGTCTCTGCCGGTGCAGACCGCAAGTGGCTGGTCTGGGCGCTGGCGCTGATTGTCGGCTTCATGGCGGTCGAGCTGGTCGTTGGGCTGGCGGCCGGTTCGCTGGCCCTGATCACCGACGCCGGGCACATGCTGACCGATGCCGCGTCGATCGTGCTCGCACTGGTCGCGATCCGGCTGGCGGCGCGACCGGCCAAGGGCGGGTTCACCTACGGTCTCAAGCGCGCGGAAATCCTGTCCGCGCAGGCCAACGGCATCACCTTGCTGCTGCTCACCGCGTGGTTCGTCTACGAGACTGTCGACCGGTTGATCGATCCGCCGCCGGTGCGGGGCATGCTGGTGTTCGTCACGGCGATCGCCGGGATCGTCGTGAACATCGCGGCGAGCTGGTGCATCAGCCGGGCCAATCGGTCGAGCTTGAACGTCGAAGGCGCGTTCCAGCACGTCCTCAACGATCTGTACGCGTTCATCGCGACCGCGATCGCCGGCGCGGTCGTGTGGTGGACCGGGTTCGCGCGGGCGGACGCGATCGCCGCGCTGGTGGTCGCCGGGCTGATGGCGAAGGCGGGCTGGGGGCTGGTCCGGGAGTCCGGCCGGATCTTCCTGGAGGCCGCGCCGGCCGGGATCGACCCGGAGGTGGTCGGTGCGCAGGTCGCGTCGGTGCCGGACGTAGTGCAGGCGCATGACCTGCACATCTGGCAGATCACGTCGGGAGAGCCGGCGCTGTCGGCGCACGTGCTGGTCCGGCCGACCGCCGACTGCCACGCGGTGCGCGCGGGGATCGAGGAGCTCATGCGGGCCCAGCACCGCCTCCAGCACACGACGCTGCAGGTGGACCACGCGAGCGAAGACCAGCTTGACCACTGCGAGCACTCGCACGGTCCGACTTACCGATTCACCGGGCGCTGACCCGGATTCCGGCCGAGTGTCCCAGTGCGGGGTTCGTCGGCTGGGAAGCGTGGTCGCGGGTTCGGCATGGCGCTGGCGGCATCCCGAAGTCCCGCGCGCCTGACCAGCCAGTCTGGTCACGCCGGACGTACTGCTTTCGATTGCTATGTCTACTATGTCCGGTAGTGCGCGCGAAGGGGGCTGATCGGGGTGCGGAACCGCACGACGTACATCACCGCGGGAATTTTGGCCGGGCTGCTGCTGATCGCGGGTTGTTCGAGCACTCCGGATCCCAGCCCGTCCGCAGGCGGGAAGTCCGCCGCGCCCGCGCCGGCCTCGGTGCCCGCGACGCTCGAACTCGGGCCCAAGGACGGCGCGCAGGACGTCGCCCCCGGCGAGCCGGTCACCGCGGTCGCGGGCGGGTCGAAGCTGAGCGCGGTGAGTGTGAAGGCGGAGGACGGCACCGCGGTCGAGGGCGCGATGGACGATGCCAAGCAGCACTGGAGCACCGGCAAGCCGCTGGAGTACGGCACGAAGTACACGCTGAGCGCGACCTCGGCGGGCGCGGACGGCAAGCCGCTGACCCGGACCAGCACGTTCACCACCGCGAAGCCGAAGGTGCTGGCGTTCCCGTCGGTGATCCCGCTCGACGGCGAGACCACCGGCGTCGGAATGCCGATCACCGTGAAGTTCTCCAGCCCGGTCAGCGACAAGGCCGCGGCGGAGAAGATGCTGACCGTCACGTCGGACAAGCCGGCGACCGGCGCCTGGCGCTGGTTCGGCGACGACGAGGTGCACTACCGCACCAAGGACTACTGGCCCGCGTACACGACGATCGTGCTCGACATCAAGATCGCCGGCCGGTCGCTCGGCAACGGTGTCTACGGCAAAGCCGATCGGAAGATCTCGTTCAAGACCGGCGCGTCGATCATCTCGAAGGTGTCCGACAACGAAAAGCAGATGCGGACTTACCAGGACGGCCAGCTGGTGCTGACCTCGCCGGTCAGCCTCGGCAAGCCGTCGAAGAAGAGCGTCTCCGGCACGATGCTGATCATGACCGTGCAGTCGCCGTACACGATGGACTCCAGTACCTACGGCGTCCCGAACGACTCGCCGGGCGGCTACAAAACCACCGTGAAGTACGCGCTGCGGCTGACGAACTCGGGGCAGTTCCTGCATTCCGCGCCGTGGTCGGTGGCGCAGCAGGGGCGGACGAACACCTCGCACGGGTGCCTGAACGTCAGCGTCGAGAACGCGAAGTGGTTCTACGAGAACTCGCATCGAGGCGATGTCGTGGTGGTCACGGACACCGGCGCGCAGCTGGAACCGGGCGACGGCTGGACAGACTGGCGGTTCAGCTGGGAAGACTGGCGGAAGAAGGTCTGATCGCCCGCGCGGGGCCGGGATCCGGCGCTCGTCCCGGGACTTCGGCAGTGCCAAGGCCCGGGACGAGCCGGAAGACGCCGTTACGGCAGGGTCAGGCCGTACGCGGAGAGCGCGGCCGGGACCGGCTGGAAGAACGTTTCCCCGCCGGAGTTGCAGTCGCCGCTGCCGCCGGAGGTCAGGCCGATCGCGGTCGGTCCGTCGTAGAGCGAACCGCCGCTGTCGCCCGGTTCGGCGCAGACGTTGGTGTCGATCAGGCCGCTGACGGTGCCCTCCTGGTAGTTCACCTGGGCGTCGAGACCGGTGACTGTGCCGCTGTGCACGCCGCTGGTGGAGCCGCTGCGGGTGACGTTTTCGCCGACTGTCGCCTCGCCGGCGCCGGTGATGTCCTGGCCGGTGTTCACCGCGCTGGGCGCGTCGACGCCGTCGTCGTAGAGCGCCCACGAGTAGTCGGTACCCGGGAAGTCGGCGGCCTGGGTGGTGGCGATGTGCTGGGAGTTGCCGGAGTCGGCCCACCAGTCGTTGGTGGCGACGCCGCAGTGGCCGGCGGTGAGGATCGCCGGGCGGCCGCTGGAATCGTGCACGTTGAAGCCGAGCGAGCAGCGCAGGCCCTGGCCCCAGATCGCGTCGCCGCCGCTGATCAGCGGACGCAGCTTGGTGCTCGAACGGGAGAGCCGGGACTTGTCTCCAAACCGGTGTACCGCGTCGGTCAAGGTGGTGAGCTTGGCGCCGGTGACGGTCGAGTCGGCGGTGACGAGCACCTGGCCGGTGCGCGGATCGACGCGCCACGCGGTGCCGGGGATGCGGGCGGTGGCGTTGAGTTCGGCGGTGACGGCTTTCAGCTCGGATGCGCGGTACTTGACCAACTTCGGCGTCGCGCCGGCGGCACGGACCTGGGCAGCCGCGGCCGCGTCGGTGACCGTGACGACCAGTTTCGACCCGGCCTGGTCGTAGAACGACCCGACCGTGCGGTCGCCGAGCGATTTCGTCAGGCTGCCCGACAACGCGGTGGCCGCGCGGACGTTGAGCGGTTTCGCGGCGGGTGCCGCGGTCGCCGGTCCGGCGGCGGCGAAAACGGATCCCGCGGCCAGAACGGCCGCGGCTAACGCGACCCCGCGTCTTCTTTGACTGCCTGCTGAGTGCATGACCATCTCCGTTTCTGGCGAATAGGACGATGGCGCATCGCGGCGAACGAATGCGTGCGCGATTTACAGGTTAGGGAGTGGTTTCGGGCAATTGAACCCACGAAAGTCGCGAACCCCCCTTTCCGTTGCGCAGCATGGATTTCGCCCGACGTCGGAGATTATTCCGGAGTGGTTTATGCCAATCGTCGCATTCGCGACCAGGCGTGCCCGCTTCGCCTCCCTCCTTTCGACGGTGTTCGCCGCCAGGGCGGTCCTGCGACTCTGGTGTCCCGGCGCGGGCGAAACCGCCCAAGCCGAGTCCCCGGCCGGATCCGGCCGATTTCCGCATTGTCCCGGCGAGGACCGGACATGCTGCTATGGAAGGGGAAATGGATGCGCAAGCTCTTGCTTGCCGTGCTCGGCGCGTGCGCTCTGCTGCTCGCCGCGGGCGCGCCGGCGTCGGCGGTGGAGGCGCGGACCGCGGCGCAGCCGGCGATCATCGGCGGCGGCGACGCCACCGAGACGTACTCGTTCATGGTGTCGCTGGACAACGGCTGCGGCGGCAGCCTCGTTGCGCCGCAGTGGATCGTCACCGCGCACCACTGCGGCGACGCGTCCTCGGGCCGGATCGGCTCGACGGACATCAACTACGGCGGCGAGGTCGGTCAGATCGACAACGTGATCACCGATCCCGGCACCGACCTGACCATGATGCACCTGACCCAGCCGGCGCAGTCCGCCCCGATCGCGCTGGCGCACAGCAACCCGGCCCCGGGCACCGGCGCCCGGCTGCTCGGATGGGGCTGCGTGAGCTGGCCGAACTGCCAGACCCCGGAGACCCTGCAGCAGATCGACCTGTCCGTGCTGGACAGCAGCGCGTGCGCGGAAGGCGGCGGGGGAGCCGGCGACGTCTGCATCTCCGGCGACTACGCCCACTCGGCCTGCCACGGCGACTCCGGCGGCCCGGCGATCGTCGGCAGCTCCGGGAACTGGACCCTGGTCGGCGAAACCCACGGCCCCGGCGACAACGGCGGCGAATGCGCCACCACCACGCTCTACACCGGGATCGCCCAGTACTTGTCCTGGATCGATCAGCAAATCGGCAGTTGACGCCGCTCTTCGGAGAGAGGACTACCTTGATGGCAATCTCCCGCACTGCTCGCCTCGCGGGCGGCCTCGCCGCCGCGCTGCTCGGACTGACCGGCGTCCAGGTCGCCACGGCAGCCGCCGCGGACGCGTCGCCGAACGCGGTCGAGCTGTACTACGACGCCAGCGGCGCTCCCGACTACCAGTCGGAAGCGACCCAAGCCGCCGCGAACTGGAACAGCGTGCTGCAGAACGTCCACCTGAACGCGGGCGGCGCAGCCACGATCTCGATCCACGAGATCACCGGCGGCGGCTCGTACACACAGACCGACGGACACGGCAACGGCGACATCTACATCGACACCGAGCAAGTGGCCGAAGGCAACGATCCCACCCGGATCCTGGCCCACGAATTCGGGCACAACCTGGGCCTGCCGGACGACTACAGCGGACCATGCTCGGAGATCATGTCCGGGCACGGGCCGGGACCGTCGTGCAAGAACGCGATGCCGGACGCG
This sequence is a window from Amycolatopsis benzoatilytica AK 16/65. Protein-coding genes within it:
- a CDS encoding snapalysin family zinc-dependent metalloprotease; this encodes MAISRTARLAGGLAAALLGLTGVQVATAAAADASPNAVELYYDASGAPDYQSEATQAAANWNSVLQNVHLNAGGAATISIHEITGGGSYTQTDGHGNGDIYIDTEQVAEGNDPTRILAHEFGHNLGLPDDYSGPCSEIMSGHGPGPSCKNAMPDAQESAQVDANFANGFVREAAAAWHLYR
- a CDS encoding vWA domain-containing protein, producing the protein MTSRTLDEEKLFAARLHAVRARPYLATALFALHTVESHRVRTMAVDQYWRCYVSPAFVAGTPMEELAGVWVHEVSHLLRDHHGRSDRFAAQHELTGPGERLRMNIAADCEINDDIFGDGLARPEGAVDPSLLRLQDGQLMEDYLHQFRLGPHTNGFAWLDCGSGADGLPRDWDLAADGAHSLSPHERDAVRFRVAQAVTGSPGNAPRGWQRWAEEAFHTPQPWRELLGAALRSAMSGSADDYTYGRPARRASSLPGIILPSLRRRPPRVCVIVDTSASVSDAELGSAILEIAAIVHATGGRRDLVSVLSCDAASYATGRLCEAEGIPLRGGGGTDLRAGFATALRASPRPDAIVALTDGQTPWPHSRPPCRTIVGLFAREHRVDEDSPGYRPDDPPDWARVVTVG
- a CDS encoding S1 family peptidase, with protein sequence MHSAGSQRRRGVALAAAVLAAGSVFAAAGPATAAPAAKPLNVRAATALSGSLTKSLGDRTVGSFYDQAGSKLVVTVTDAAAAAQVRAAGATPKLVKYRASELKAVTAELNATARIPGTAWRVDPRTGQVLVTADSTVTGAKLTTLTDAVHRFGDKSRLSRSSTKLRPLISGGDAIWGQGLRCSLGFNVHDSSGRPAILTAGHCGVATNDWWADSGNSQHIATTQAADFPGTDYSWALYDDGVDAPSAVNTGQDITGAGEATVGENVTRSGSTSGVHSGTVTGLDAQVNYQEGTVSGLIDTNVCAEPGDSGGSLYDGPTAIGLTSGGSGDCNSGGETFFQPVPAALSAYGLTLP
- a CDS encoding recombinase family protein, which translates into the protein MTAEISSDPWSTLDDILGLEVVDPVDDGIGELAVYGRCSTEDNQDPETSRGWQFGNARKFVEPLGGRVVAEFFDIGQSRSVPWERRTEAARLLAELKNPRRTWNAVVVGEGTRCWFGNQFSLIAPRFAAYGVDLWVPELGGKFDARNPSHKMLMSVLGGMSESERQHVQARVRAAMDAQVVNEGRHQGGRAPYGYVVVDGGPHPNPRKAAEGFRLRVLAIDDEAAGVVRRIFSEYMEGVGDRAIAKGLNEDGVPCPSERRRDQNRHRLADGWQGSTVRSILENPRYTGYAIFGRWTKHETLLNPDDVSAGHVVRFRRAEPERVVRSRRPARPEIVSVETFKQAQLVRRSRAAGGMRGIAKLDRDRSATKHTYLLKGLVRCEICTRKMQGAAIRKGVYYRCIARTLAPGSAALADHPKTVNLREDVVTPPINGWLCLVFDPANRDETVAALVGAQGGQPGTGREAVEKRLNDAEGRLRRHQAAIEAGVDPAALVDAMNIAQAERKAAREELENLPKATTVDAAEVYAMLDSLGDVARHLNSRNPDRIMQVYRDLGLQVVYDNKKEAVVVTASPRVSNVCVRGGT
- a CDS encoding cation diffusion facilitator family transporter, whose amino-acid sequence is MSRMGGVEVGEGHGHGVSAGADRKWLVWALALIVGFMAVELVVGLAAGSLALITDAGHMLTDAASIVLALVAIRLAARPAKGGFTYGLKRAEILSAQANGITLLLLTAWFVYETVDRLIDPPPVRGMLVFVTAIAGIVVNIAASWCISRANRSSLNVEGAFQHVLNDLYAFIATAIAGAVVWWTGFARADAIAALVVAGLMAKAGWGLVRESGRIFLEAAPAGIDPEVVGAQVASVPDVVQAHDLHIWQITSGEPALSAHVLVRPTADCHAVRAGIEELMRAQHRLQHTTLQVDHASEDQLDHCEHSHGPTYRFTGR
- a CDS encoding AAA family ATPase, whose protein sequence is MHSSSAATRPLDVAADLLALLDETTTEARANPQLDALTLAVSADLPVLLWGEPGIGKTAALNHLAATLDLPLTTVIASVHEPSDFSGLPVLGDNPAEQGVPMAPPDWAVRLVQAGRGLLFLDELSTAPPAVQAALLRVVLERRIGALQLPRGVRIAAAANPRSSAADGWELSPPLANRFVQLQWTYEHDVVVRGMGGTWPVATLPELNPAQLPDAVDFARRAVCGLLAARPGLVHQLPKNEARRGGPWPSPRSWETTLRLVAFATAADASREVLSLLARGTVSDGPGLELLASLDWTDLPDPETLLAEPGKAVLPERGDLRQTVLDDVVEAVRKQHAGTPPGQSWSGR
- a CDS encoding S1 family peptidase; amino-acid sequence: MRKLLLAVLGACALLLAAGAPASAVEARTAAQPAIIGGGDATETYSFMVSLDNGCGGSLVAPQWIVTAHHCGDASSGRIGSTDINYGGEVGQIDNVITDPGTDLTMMHLTQPAQSAPIALAHSNPAPGTGARLLGWGCVSWPNCQTPETLQQIDLSVLDSSACAEGGGGAGDVCISGDYAHSACHGDSGGPAIVGSSGNWTLVGETHGPGDNGGECATTTLYTGIAQYLSWIDQQIGS
- a CDS encoding L,D-transpeptidase, encoding MRNRTTYITAGILAGLLLIAGCSSTPDPSPSAGGKSAAPAPASVPATLELGPKDGAQDVAPGEPVTAVAGGSKLSAVSVKAEDGTAVEGAMDDAKQHWSTGKPLEYGTKYTLSATSAGADGKPLTRTSTFTTAKPKVLAFPSVIPLDGETTGVGMPITVKFSSPVSDKAAAEKMLTVTSDKPATGAWRWFGDDEVHYRTKDYWPAYTTIVLDIKIAGRSLGNGVYGKADRKISFKTGASIISKVSDNEKQMRTYQDGQLVLTSPVSLGKPSKKSVSGTMLIMTVQSPYTMDSSTYGVPNDSPGGYKTTVKYALRLTNSGQFLHSAPWSVAQQGRTNTSHGCLNVSVENAKWFYENSHRGDVVVVTDTGAQLEPGDGWTDWRFSWEDWRKKV